In Lactococcus protaetiae, the genomic window CAAATCTGTCCGCAGGATTTATTGAGAAACTCAATGAGAATTTTATCCTAAATCCACTGGAGCAGGTTGTCGTGCAAGAATCTGCCGATGGAACAGTTAAATATCTCTTCATGCTACCTGATCGTATGATGATTGAAACAGTATTGATGCGTCAGTCTTATGGTTTGTCTGTCTGCGTGACCACACAGGTAGGCTGTAACATGGGTTGCACATTTTGCGCTTCAGGGATTCTGAAAAAAGAGCGTGATGTGACAGCAGGAGAGATTGTGAGTCAAATCATGCTAGTGCAAAAGTACTTTGATGAACGCGGACTAGATGAGCGAGTGTCACACGTGGTTGTCATGGGGATTGGCGAACCTTTTGATAATTATGAGCATTTGATGAATTTTTTGCGTGTCATCAATGATGACAATGGTCTAGCGATTGGTGCAAGACACATTACCGTGTCAACTTGTGGCTTTATGCCAGCAAAAATCCGTGAGTTTGCTCATGAAAATTTGCAAATTAATCTAGCAATTTCACTTCATGCACCAAATAATGAATTACGGACATCGTTGATGCGCGTGACTCGTAATGCACCGCTGGAAAAATTATTTGATGCAATTGACTATTATACAGAAACGACGAATCGTCGTGTGACTTATGAGTATATTATGCTTTCTGGAGAAAACGATAGTCCAGAGATTGCTCAGGAACTTGCAGACTTGATTAAACCAAGAAATAAACTTTCCTATGTCAATCTGATTCCATATAATCCTGTTGCTGAACATATCAAGTATGAGCGCTCTACCAAGGATGATACGACAAAATTTTACGATGTTTTAAAGAAAAATGGAATCAATTGTGTTGTTCGTCAAGAACATGGAACAGATATTGATGCCGCTTGTGGTCAATTGCGTTCAAAACAAATTAAAAAAGATAAAGTAAAACTTGCTTAAAACTAATGAAATTCTGTCAGCATACTGACAGGATTTTTTGTTACTGACAAAGAAGCTGTCAGTAATGTTTTGTCATAATTCACAACTATGACAAAACAAACTACTTTTGATAGAATATAACTATTAAAAATAATCTGAAATATATGAGTTTTAATAAATATTTATAAGTTCAGTGTAGAAATAGGGGAAGCCAGTCTTATGGAATTTCAAAAATTAACCAAGAGTCGTCACGCTGTAAAAAAATTTGATGGTAAAAAAGTTCCGACAGTAGATGTACGTCAAATCATTGATACTGCGGCACTAGCCCCAAGTGGTATCAATATTCAAAGTTGGCATTTTGTGATTGTTGAAAGTGATGAAGCTAGAAGAAAGCTCCTTTTGGAAGTCAATCCAAGCAATCGAGAACAAGTAGAAACAGCTGGAGCTGTCGTTATGTTATTTGCAGATACGAACTGGTCATCCAGATTGCATTTGATTGCAGAACGGATGGGAGATGAAGCTTCAGATATTGAGCGTGAGCGTCTTTTAGAGCGTTATCCAGCTTATGTTTCAACGTTTAGTAAAGAATATATGCTTGAATATATGGCGATTAATTCTGGCTTAGTTACCATGAATCTGATGTATGCAATAAAAGATATGGGTTATGAAGGAAATATTTTACTTGGTTTCAATCGTTCAAAGAAAATCAATGAAATTTTGGATATTAATCCGCGTTATATTCCTGAACTTCTGATTACACTTGGCTCATCTGATGAAAAAGGGCAAGCCAGCTATCGTTTACCCCAACAGGATATTTTAGAAATTAGATAAACCATTATCTCAAAATAGTAATCAAAAGAAAGCCTTTTCTGGATAAATGGGATTTCCCATGCAAAAATAAGAAAAATTTGCTAAAATAAAGGCAGAAACTATGAGAAGAGGGAAATCATGGACTACGTAAAGCTTAATAAATCTCGTCATGCAGTCAAGTTTTTTGACGGTAAAAAAATTCCAACTGTTGATGTGAAACAAATCATTTCAGCAGCTAGTCTTGCACCATCGGCACACAATATTCAATCTTGGCATTTTGTGATTGTGGAATCTGCAGAAAAACGTGCAAAACTTCTTGAAGAGGTTAGACCTAAAAATCGTGAACAAGTTGAACAAGCTGGTGCAGTTATTGTCTTGTTTAGTGATACAGATTTGGCAGAACGTTCGCGTGAAATCGCACGTCTTGGTGGAAATGAACTTACAGATGAGCAATTGCTGAATTTCAACAGTCGCTATCCACAAATGTTTGAGAACTTTGAAGAACTTTATGAAAGTAATTATCTGTCCATTAACATCGGACTTATTGCGATGAATTTGGTGCTTGCGATAAAGAATTATGGCTATGAAAGCAATCTGATTCTTGGTTTTGAGCGGACAGAGAAGATTAATGATATTCTTGAAGTAGAACGTCGCTATCGTCCAGAGCTGATTGTTCCACTCGGTAATTCTGATACAAAAGGAAAACCAAGTTATCGCTTGCCACAAGATAGAATCATGGAGATTAGATAAAGTAAGTAAAAAGCTGTAGAATAGTAGTTCTATAGCTTTTTATAAAAATAAGATTTGACAAGAATACAGGTTGAAAGAGTCATCATTTTGAAGCGATTACTTCATTGGTGGGAGATTCTTTCTCCCCATCAATGTTAGGGAACAACCTCTAGGTGTAACAACTAAGCGACCTGTACGCAGCTAAAGCTGCAACAGTCTGCTTAACATCAAAGATATGAGGTCACACCGTAGCGAAGCGGAGATAGTGATGCTTATCCCGCCGTGGGGGAATTAGCACGCACTTGCTAAGTTAAAGCAAGTTTTAAACCTGCAACATTCTGTTGTTTTTGTTAAAATATAAGGTAAGCGCGTATCACATACCGAGAGGAAATAAAGAAACATTGCTCACTTTTTGGCAGGATTACCCCGAAATTCAAGAAAAATTAGAAAAGGTGCAGGCTTTGATGGCTGCACGCTTAAAAATAAACAATGAAGACATTCAAAATGCGCTTCAGAGATTCACATCACGCGGTGGGAAAATGGTTCGCCCAGCGCTCTTTTTCCTGTTTGCTGGTCTTGTGGAAAATGAAAAAGTTGACGAGAAAAAATTGACAAAGATTGCAGCTTCTCTGGAGATGCTACATTCTGCAACATTGATTCATGATGATATTATTGATGACTCGCCACTAAGACGTGGTCTCCCATCAATCGAATCACAGTTTGGAAAAGATGTTGCGGTTTATACAGGAGATTTTGTTTATACTATTTATTTTGAGTTGTTGATTGAAACGATGAATGGTACTGAGTTTCTTTCAAGAAATGCAAAATCAATGAAAAAAATCTTACAAGGTGAGTTGACTCAAATGCAGTCAGCGTTCAACAAAGAAAATACAGCACGACGCTATATGAAAGCAATCAGTGGAAAAACTGCGGAGTTGTTGAGTTTAAGTTGCTTAGAAGGCGCTTATTTTGCAGGTGGAGATAGACAGTTACAACGTTCTGCTCGCAAGATTGGAAGAAGTATTGGTCTTGCCTTTCAAGTCTATGATGATATTTTAAACTTTACGGTTGGACTTGATGAAGCGGATAAACCTATCTTAACAGATTTTCGTCAAGGGATTTATACTTTACCATTACTTTTGGCTAAGGAAGCGGATGAAGCGGCGATTATGCCTTATCTAGAGGCACCTGAACAGCTTTCACGTGATGAATGTTTGCAGTTTGCGGCGTTGGTTACAGATTTGGGTGGAATTACAGGAAGTTTGATGATTGCTGCAACATTGACTGAACTCGCACTTGCAGAGATTCGTAAACTTCCACAATCACGTAATCGTGAGATTTTAGAAGAAGCAACTCAGATTTTATTACAAAGAAATTATTGAGTAGTCGTTTAGTGAACTAGAAATTTTGTTAGTTTGATGATATTGAAACTCTGAAGTGCTTACTTCAGAGTTTTTATACTGATTTCACTTTCACAGGTTTAGCGGCACTGTAACTCAAAAAAATAGCCTGTCAGTATTGACAGACTATTTTATTTTAATGATGTGATTTGTCAGTGCATCAAGTTCATTTTTTCGATGAGAGACGATGATGGTTGGAATTTGTTTTTCTTCAATGATTGATTTTAAGAGTTGACTGGCAAGCATTGCATTTTCTTCATCAAGTCCATTAAAAGGCTCGTCAAGAAGAAGCAAACGTGGCTGACTGTATAATGCTCTAGCAAGTGCAACACGTTGCTTTTGTCCACCAGAGAGTTTGTGTGTGGGCTGATGGATTAGTTTTTCTATCCCTAACTTTTCTGTCAGTACTGACAGATTTTCTGGCTTGCTGCTAGAGCGTTTTTGATGAGTTGTCAGTGAAAATTTGATATTTTTTTCGACGTCAAGGTGTGGAAAAAGAGAAACTTCTTGCATTACGAAAGCAAGATTTCTTTTGTAAGTCGGCTGAAAAATATGCTTTGAGCTTGATGCCCAAATTTCATTATCAAAAGTAATCTCTGCTTGACTACTGCGAGATAAACCAGCGATATTTTTTAAGATAGTTGATTTTCCAATGCCAGAAGGTCCAGAAAGACCAGTGATGAGTGAGGTAAATTCTGCTTCAAAATCGAGTCTTTGTAGGAAAAGTTGTTGATGTATTTTTACGGAAAGGGTCATGTCAAACTCCGATAGGATAGAGAAAAAGGTAAGATGCGGGTGTATTTTTACGATAGAATTGTACTAGAGAACCTCTAAAGCTGCATGAGTTGAACTGCATATATCGTGTCTTGAAATAATTGAGAAATTATATACGGCCTTGAAAAGTAGCGTCAAACACGAGAAACGGTATTTAGTAATGCGTGTCCATTTCTATTCGACCACGTGTGAGGAGATAGATGATTGCTAAGATAATGAAGCCAAATGCGACATTAATCAAACTTAACATTAAAGCCCGATGGGTGTCTCCTTGCTGCACGGCGAAATAAATGGAATTGGCAATAGTATCGGTCTTGCCTTGAATGTAGCCTGCGACCATGAGACTAGCACCAAACTCACCTAATGCTCTACAAAACGCAAGCAGTAAAGTTGCAATGAGAGAGGGCCAGCAATTTGGTAAAATCACGCGAAATAAAATCTCACGCGGATTGGCAGACAATGTCGCAGCAACTTCAATGATAGATTTAGGAACAGAGGCAAGTGCGCCTTTAAGTCCCTGATAAATGATGGGTAAAATAACAACAACACTTGCAATAACAGCACCACTAAGATTGAAAATGATAGAAAAATTAAATAAAGCTAAGAATTTTCCGAGCCATCCATAACGTCCAAATGCCATAAGGAGATACAAACCAACGACAGTGGGAGGTAAAACTAGAGGCATGAGAAGCAGGCTCTCAATCAACCACTTTCCACGATAAGATTTAAAAACTCCCACATAACTCAAAGGGAGCATGACTAAAAAGGCGATAATTGTCGCCAAAATACTCACGATAATAGAGTGAATGATGGGAGTAAGCATAAGAATTTCCTTATAAAATGAAACGACTGTTTGAAATGCGCTGTCAATACTGTAATCATGCTAAAACTGTGAGGCGAGTCGCTAAGCACAACTAGAGTAGTGGGAGTGATAAGTTGCATTACTTAGCGGATTTGAAGCCGTATTTTGCAAAAACTTTTTGAGCAGCAGAAGAATCAAGATATTTGTTGAAAGCTTTAACTTCTTTGCTGTGTTTAGTGTCTTTCACTGTTTCTGTGTAATAGGTGATTGCATCGTGCAAATCATCTGGAATATTATCCACGACTTTTACGTTTTTGTTAGACATGGCATCTGTTTTATAAACAAAACCGAGGTCAACATTTCCAGCAGCGGCGTAAGAAAGCACTTGCGTGACATCTGAACCCATGACGAGTTTAGGTTTGAGTGATGTTGCTAAACCGAGTTTTGTCAAAGTTTGTTCAGCGTACATTCCAGCAGGTACTGTGCTTGGTTCACCAATAGCAATTTTCTTAGCAGAATTTAATGTATCTGTCAGACTTTTGCTTGAGCTGACTGAGGTGTTTTTGTTTGCAACAAGCACGAGAGTATTTCCTAAAACCGCTTTAGCATCTGCACCTTTTCCTGCTTGGGTCAATTTGTCAGCGTCAGATTTGCTGGCAAGAAAGACACCATCAATTGGAGCACCAGCGACTACTTTTTCGCGGATAGCGCCAGAACCTGCAAAATCAAAATTGATTTTAACATTTTGATGAGATTTTTCATAAGTTTTATCAATTTCTGTCAATGCACCTTGTAAACTTGCGGCGGCAGAATAGTTGATGCTTACAGGTTTGTCAGTAGTTGGTTTTTTTGCAGAGCTTTGTGAAGTACAGCCTGTCAGGATAAGACCGGCAGAAAGTGCAACAACACTTGCAAGAAGTAATTTTTTAGACATAGTTCCTCCAAATAATGAGTAAAACACCCATTAAATTTATTTTTATTGAGCGCTTTCGCTCTGAAAGTTTCTGTGCAAGAGGTAGAGTCAGGAATTTTCAGAGCAAAGGCGAAAAGCGATTTACTCGTAATAAGCATCCAACTTGAAAGGATGCTTATTATCAACCATTGCGAGATAGTGTTCATAATCGCGATTTAAAGCAATCAATGCGCGGTCAAGTTTTTCCAAATCGTCATCTCGCTCTAGGGTACGCAATTCATTATTTAATTCAGCAGCTTCATTTTCAAGTAAAGTCCGTTGAATCGTCAAGCTTTGCAGGGCAATTTGGAGTAATTTTTGAAAATCGGTTTCTGTAATTTCTGTTTTCATGTTTAAAATGTGAGTCCATCTCCATCGTGACTGCAATGATGCAAAGTCTAATCTAAAAAAATGAACTCAGTTCCTTTCTATTTCCGTCTTTCTTTAATCAAATGATAAATTTCTGGCAAAATCAGTTGTTTCATTGCCAAAGTGACCGCATGAGTTGAGCCAGGCAGGACAAAAACTAATTTGTCATCCTCTGTAAAAAAAGCAAGAGAACGTGAAGCCATTGCGTGTGTCCCAATTTCCTCAAAACTGAGCAAACGAAAAAATTCGCCAAAACCAGGAATTTCTTGAGCAATGAGGGGCTGCACCGCTTCAAAAGTAACATCACGCTTTGCAAGACCAGTGCCACCACTTGTAATTAGAACGTCTGCATCCCAAAGTTGTTCAAGTCCGCTATGGATTGCCTCTACATCGTCACTGACAACAATTCTGTCAGTAACAATTAACTGATGGTTAGTAACAATCTGCTCAATGGTTTGTCCTGATAAATCTGTCAGTAAATTTCTTGTGTCACTAATTGTTAAAATTCCGATAGATAAAGTTAATTCTTCTTTCATAAATTTATAATCTGCTCGAAAATCTTTTGAGCGACGTTTTCTTCTTCAAAATGATAGAACAAAATACGTCCCTTTCTAAAAATTGTGATTTCATAATGTTCAAATTTGACCAAAAGAACAAGTGAATTTGATTTCAAGTTCCATTGTTTCATTTGACAAAATTGCTCGAATTTCTCAAAATTAAAATGAGTGAGCGTAGACTGATAAACTCCGCCACAGCTCCGTTCGAGCCGCAAATTTCTGTCAGTACTGACAGAAAAATCACGACTGCAACAAGGGCAAGATTTCTGCTTTTTGATTGAAAATTGAGCAAAATTTAAAGGCCAATTTTCAACAATATGCATGGTCTCCCAATCAACTGCAGAAGGAGTCACCAAAATCTGCAAGGCAAGACTCACCTCTATTCCTGAAATTAAAGGAATCAAAGAGGTCACTACACCGATTGTTTCACAATTTCGCTCAAGTTCAATTAAATCAGGAAAGATACAAGATAGACAAGGTCCAAATCTAGGTTTGAGCGCCATTACTTGTCCGCTGGTTCCTGCGGCAGAGGCAAATACGAAAGGTAAATCATGATGTAGGCAAAACTCGTTAATCAACTCTCGTGCTAAAAAGTTATCAGTACAATCAAGCACTAAGTCAAGTTTTCCAAAATCGTCAAAAAGCGTGTGTTCAAAAGATTCATTACGAGCCGTAATCGTGACTTCG contains:
- a CDS encoding MogA/MoaB family molybdenum cofactor biosynthesis protein — encoded protein: MKEELTLSIGILTISDTRNLLTDLSGQTIEQIVTNHQLIVTDRIVVSDDVEAIHSGLEQLWDADVLITSGGTGLAKRDVTFEAVQPLIAQEIPGFGEFFRLLSFEEIGTHAMASRSLAFFTEDDKLVFVLPGSTHAVTLAMKQLILPEIYHLIKERRK
- the rlmN gene encoding 23S rRNA (adenine(2503)-C(2))-methyltransferase RlmN, translated to MTENIQKETRPSIYGLTREQLIAWAIEHGEKKFRATQVWDWLYRKRVQTFEEMTNLSAGFIEKLNENFILNPLEQVVVQESADGTVKYLFMLPDRMMIETVLMRQSYGLSVCVTTQVGCNMGCTFCASGILKKERDVTAGEIVSQIMLVQKYFDERGLDERVSHVVVMGIGEPFDNYEHLMNFLRVINDDNGLAIGARHITVSTCGFMPAKIREFAHENLQINLAISLHAPNNELRTSLMRVTRNAPLEKLFDAIDYYTETTNRRVTYEYIMLSGENDSPEIAQELADLIKPRNKLSYVNLIPYNPVAEHIKYERSTKDDTTKFYDVLKKNGINCVVRQEHGTDIDAACGQLRSKQIKKDKVKLA
- a CDS encoding nitroreductase family protein, yielding MEFQKLTKSRHAVKKFDGKKVPTVDVRQIIDTAALAPSGINIQSWHFVIVESDEARRKLLLEVNPSNREQVETAGAVVMLFADTNWSSRLHLIAERMGDEASDIERERLLERYPAYVSTFSKEYMLEYMAINSGLVTMNLMYAIKDMGYEGNILLGFNRSKKINEILDINPRYIPELLITLGSSDEKGQASYRLPQQDILEIR
- a CDS encoding ATP-binding cassette domain-containing protein gives rise to the protein MTLSVKIHQQLFLQRLDFEAEFTSLITGLSGPSGIGKSTILKNIAGLSRSSQAEITFDNEIWASSSKHIFQPTYKRNLAFVMQEVSLFPHLDVEKNIKFSLTTHQKRSSSKPENLSVLTEKLGIEKLIHQPTHKLSGGQKQRVALARALYSQPRLLLLDEPFNGLDEENAMLASQLLKSIIEEKQIPTIIVSHRKNELDALTNHIIKIK
- the modB gene encoding molybdate ABC transporter permease subunit, with protein sequence MLTPIIHSIIVSILATIIAFLVMLPLSYVGVFKSYRGKWLIESLLLMPLVLPPTVVGLYLLMAFGRYGWLGKFLALFNFSIIFNLSGAVIASVVVILPIIYQGLKGALASVPKSIIEVAATLSANPREILFRVILPNCWPSLIATLLLAFCRALGEFGASLMVAGYIQGKTDTIANSIYFAVQQGDTHRALMLSLINVAFGFIILAIIYLLTRGRIEMDTHY
- a CDS encoding HesA/MoeB/ThiF family protein; this encodes MKIDKNRYDRQIRVPQIGLAGQEKLANSRVLIVGCGALGTYAAEQLTRAGVGHLFLIDPDIVEKSNLQRQALFTTADVEFSHFKVFAAREALLAINPEVTITARNESFEHTLFDDFGKLDLVLDCTDNFLARELINEFCLHHDLPFVFASAAGTSGQVMALKPRFGPCLSCIFPDLIELERNCETIGVVTSLIPLISGIEVSLALQILVTPSAVDWETMHIVENWPLNFAQFSIKKQKSCPCCSRDFSVSTDRNLRLERSCGGVYQSTLTHFNFEKFEQFCQMKQWNLKSNSLVLLVKFEHYEITIFRKGRILFYHFEEENVAQKIFEQIINL
- a CDS encoding nitroreductase family protein, which produces MDYVKLNKSRHAVKFFDGKKIPTVDVKQIISAASLAPSAHNIQSWHFVIVESAEKRAKLLEEVRPKNREQVEQAGAVIVLFSDTDLAERSREIARLGGNELTDEQLLNFNSRYPQMFENFEELYESNYLSINIGLIAMNLVLAIKNYGYESNLILGFERTEKINDILEVERRYRPELIVPLGNSDTKGKPSYRLPQDRIMEIR
- the modA gene encoding molybdate ABC transporter substrate-binding protein yields the protein MSKKLLLASVVALSAGLILTGCTSQSSAKKPTTDKPVSINYSAAASLQGALTEIDKTYEKSHQNVKINFDFAGSGAIREKVVAGAPIDGVFLASKSDADKLTQAGKGADAKAVLGNTLVLVANKNTSVSSSKSLTDTLNSAKKIAIGEPSTVPAGMYAEQTLTKLGLATSLKPKLVMGSDVTQVLSYAAAGNVDLGFVYKTDAMSNKNVKVVDNIPDDLHDAITYYTETVKDTKHSKEVKAFNKYLDSSAAQKVFAKYGFKSAK
- a CDS encoding polyprenyl synthetase family protein, with the translated sequence MLTFWQDYPEIQEKLEKVQALMAARLKINNEDIQNALQRFTSRGGKMVRPALFFLFAGLVENEKVDEKKLTKIAASLEMLHSATLIHDDIIDDSPLRRGLPSIESQFGKDVAVYTGDFVYTIYFELLIETMNGTEFLSRNAKSMKKILQGELTQMQSAFNKENTARRYMKAISGKTAELLSLSCLEGAYFAGGDRQLQRSARKIGRSIGLAFQVYDDILNFTVGLDEADKPILTDFRQGIYTLPLLLAKEADEAAIMPYLEAPEQLSRDECLQFAALVTDLGGITGSLMIAATLTELALAEIRKLPQSRNREILEEATQILLQRNY